In Streptomyces sp. NBC_01707, a genomic segment contains:
- a CDS encoding zinc-binding dehydrogenase, whose product MITREIRLAAQITGVPTLDHFAVAETEVDGEVLVRTDQVGLAATYLELMRADCTLPVPAWQPGRRVGVAAIGTVVRSDSPELVVGDLVQSMAGWSEYSAGPAAGYVKLDRELFADPGYHLGQGPTAYYGMADVAAVGEGDVVFVSGAAGGVGSLAGQIARCLGAARVIGSAGSPEKVEYLVDELGYDAAFDYHDGSAADRLGALAPEGISVFFDVVGGEQYDAALQAALPGARFALCGSLSSQLGDAAERFPKPDRAAAEANGIELLPFSCYHTPDQIAAWSKHFSTWLGEGRFIYPQTVVEGGIEDVPRAFLSLLQGSHRGNVSVRLS is encoded by the coding sequence ATGATCACCCGTGAGATCCGACTGGCCGCGCAGATCACCGGCGTACCGACGCTCGACCACTTCGCCGTCGCCGAGACCGAGGTGGACGGCGAGGTACTGGTACGGACCGACCAGGTGGGGCTCGCCGCGACGTACCTGGAGCTGATGCGGGCCGACTGCACCCTCCCGGTGCCGGCCTGGCAGCCGGGCCGGCGGGTAGGAGTGGCCGCCATCGGCACGGTGGTCCGGTCCGACAGCCCCGAGCTCGTGGTCGGGGACCTGGTCCAGTCGATGGCCGGTTGGAGCGAGTACTCGGCCGGTCCGGCCGCGGGGTACGTCAAGCTCGACCGCGAGCTCTTCGCCGACCCCGGGTACCACCTCGGCCAGGGGCCGACCGCCTACTACGGGATGGCGGATGTGGCGGCCGTCGGCGAGGGCGATGTGGTGTTCGTCTCCGGTGCGGCGGGCGGGGTCGGCTCGCTGGCGGGGCAGATCGCCAGGTGTCTCGGTGCGGCGCGGGTGATCGGCAGTGCCGGAAGCCCGGAGAAGGTCGAATACCTCGTCGACGAACTCGGCTACGACGCCGCGTTCGACTACCACGACGGCTCCGCGGCCGACCGGCTGGGGGCGCTCGCACCCGAGGGCATCTCGGTGTTCTTCGACGTCGTGGGCGGCGAGCAGTACGACGCCGCGCTGCAGGCGGCCCTGCCTGGGGCGCGCTTCGCCCTGTGCGGCTCCCTGTCGAGCCAGCTCGGTGACGCGGCCGAGCGCTTCCCGAAGCCCGACCGCGCGGCTGCCGAGGCAAACGGCATCGAGCTGCTGCCGTTCTCCTGCTACCACACACCCGATCAGATCGCGGCCTGGAGTAAGCACTTCAGCACGTGGCTGGGCGAGGGCCGCTTCATCTACCCGCAGACGGTCGTGGAGGGCGGGATCGAGGACGTGCCGCGGGCCTTCCTCTCGCTGCTTCAGGGTTCCCACCGGGGCAATGTCTCGGTGCGGCTGTCGTGA
- a CDS encoding YafY family protein, whose translation MANTSSRTLKLLSLLQTHRHWPGLELADRLGVSERTLRRDVDRLRELGYPVSGARGTDGGYQLAPGAVLPPLLLDDEEAVALAVGIGDAAQSGIAGLEDASLRALTKVVRVLPPRLRARVDALRAMTVSAAASGPVVAARVLTAVAQACRDEERLRFGYASRGHAPTEREVEPHRVVALGGRWYLVAYDLDRHDWRSFRLDRLTGPTATGARFRPRLLPAEDAVAFVQAASGAPAPYTVEVLVHAPSARVRQVVGRWGTIEPLDQDSCRLTMTSASLDWPTQALGNVGVEFEVLGPPEFAAHVQEWGARFLRATRAPE comes from the coding sequence ATGGCGAACACCAGCTCACGGACCCTCAAACTGCTCTCCCTGCTGCAGACCCACCGGCACTGGCCCGGCCTGGAACTGGCCGACCGGCTCGGAGTCTCCGAGCGGACCCTGCGCCGCGACGTCGACCGGCTGCGCGAGCTCGGCTACCCGGTCAGCGGCGCCCGGGGGACGGACGGCGGCTACCAGCTTGCGCCCGGCGCTGTCCTGCCCCCGCTGCTGCTGGACGACGAGGAGGCGGTGGCGCTCGCGGTGGGCATCGGCGACGCGGCGCAGAGCGGGATCGCGGGGTTGGAGGATGCCTCCCTGCGCGCACTGACCAAGGTGGTGCGGGTCCTGCCGCCCCGGCTCAGGGCCAGGGTGGATGCCCTGCGCGCGATGACCGTCTCCGCTGCCGCGTCCGGGCCGGTCGTCGCAGCGAGGGTGCTCACCGCAGTCGCCCAGGCATGCCGTGACGAGGAGCGGCTGCGGTTCGGCTACGCATCCAGGGGTCACGCACCCACCGAGCGCGAGGTCGAACCACACCGTGTCGTCGCCCTCGGCGGGCGCTGGTACCTGGTCGCCTACGACCTGGACCGCCACGACTGGCGCAGTTTCCGCCTCGACCGGCTGACCGGGCCGACGGCGACCGGAGCCCGTTTCCGGCCCCGCCTGCTCCCGGCCGAGGACGCCGTGGCATTCGTCCAGGCGGCGAGCGGGGCCCCGGCTCCGTACACGGTCGAGGTCCTCGTCCACGCGCCATCCGCACGGGTGCGGCAGGTGGTCGGCCGGTGGGGCACGATCGAGCCGCTCGACCAGGACAGCTGCCGGCTCACCATGACCTCGGCCTCCCTCGACTGGCCGACCCAGGCACTGGGCAACGTGGGCGTCGAGTTCGAGGTCCTGGGGCCGCCGGAGTTCGCCGCGCATGTCCAGGAGTGGGGGGCCCGTTTCCTCCGGGCCACCCGCGCACCCGAGTGA
- a CDS encoding thiolase family protein → MRDAVIVEAVRTPIGKGKPNGALAHVHPVELLAHTLRTLVERSGIDPALIDDVIGGTVDQVGEQAMNTTRYAVLSAGFPETVPATTVDRQCGSSQQAVHFAAQGVISGAYDLVVACGVESMSRVPMWSNVPDGKDPFGPGVAERYPEGLVPQGISAELIAAKWSITRERMDAFAVSSHHKAAAAWDAGLFDAETAPLEGVTRDECVRPGSTPEILAGLKPAYYEPGFGERFPQIEWNVTAGNASPINDGASAVLITSSETAARLGLRPLARLHSFAVTGSDPLLMLSGVIPATEKVLRRANLRLDDIDLFEVNEAFSSVVLAWQQETGADLAKVNVHGGAIAIGHPLGASGTRLTTTLVHAMRERGARYALQTMCEAGGLANAMVVEAV, encoded by the coding sequence ATGCGTGACGCAGTCATCGTCGAAGCCGTACGCACGCCGATAGGGAAGGGCAAGCCGAACGGCGCGCTTGCGCACGTCCACCCCGTGGAGCTCCTCGCTCACACCCTGCGCACCCTCGTCGAGCGCTCCGGAATCGATCCCGCCCTCATCGACGACGTCATCGGCGGGACCGTCGACCAGGTCGGCGAGCAGGCCATGAACACCACCCGTTACGCCGTGCTGTCGGCGGGCTTCCCCGAGACGGTCCCGGCGACCACGGTGGACCGTCAGTGCGGCTCCTCCCAGCAGGCGGTGCACTTCGCCGCGCAGGGGGTCATCTCGGGCGCGTACGACCTGGTCGTCGCCTGTGGTGTCGAGTCGATGAGCCGGGTGCCGATGTGGTCGAACGTGCCCGACGGTAAGGACCCCTTCGGCCCCGGAGTTGCCGAGCGCTACCCCGAAGGCCTCGTCCCGCAGGGCATCAGCGCCGAACTCATCGCCGCCAAGTGGTCCATCACGCGCGAGCGGATGGACGCCTTCGCCGTCTCCTCGCACCACAAGGCGGCCGCCGCCTGGGACGCCGGACTGTTCGACGCCGAGACCGCGCCCCTGGAGGGCGTCACCCGCGACGAGTGCGTACGGCCCGGCAGCACCCCGGAGATCCTGGCCGGCCTCAAGCCTGCCTACTACGAGCCCGGCTTCGGCGAACGCTTCCCGCAGATCGAGTGGAACGTCACCGCGGGCAACGCCAGCCCCATCAACGACGGTGCCTCGGCCGTTCTGATCACCTCCAGCGAGACCGCGGCCCGCCTCGGCCTGCGCCCCCTCGCCCGCCTGCACAGCTTCGCCGTCACCGGCTCCGACCCGCTGCTGATGCTCAGTGGCGTCATCCCGGCGACCGAGAAGGTGCTGCGCAGGGCGAACCTGCGGCTCGACGACATCGACCTGTTCGAGGTCAACGAGGCCTTCTCCAGCGTGGTCCTGGCCTGGCAGCAGGAGACCGGCGCCGACCTGGCCAAGGTCAACGTGCACGGTGGCGCGATCGCCATCGGCCACCCCCTCGGCGCGAGCGGCACCCGCCTGACGACCACCCTGGTCCACGCGATGCGCGAGCGCGGCGCCCGCTACGCCCTCCAGACGATGTGTGAGGCAGGCGGACTCGCCAACGCGATGGTGGTGGAGGCGGTCTGA
- a CDS encoding isocitrate lyase/PEP mutase family protein has protein sequence MPRHTTRLRQLLNDPNILVAPGAYDGTGARLVKQLGFQAVYLSGFETAASILGQPDVGYLSHTQMVERVTAIADVVDLPLIADADTGFGNPLNVRRAVIAYERAGAAAMHIEDQTFPKRCGHMLGREVVPVHEMVQKIKAAVDARQDPDFVIIARTDARTTHGLDEAIDRGAAYHEAGADMLFIESPESEEEMRRICETFRGIVPLLSNQVEGGRTPTPGVGVLQDMGYALAIFPVGTAFAAAQGMRDYLEVLATAGDTRGALENRIQFDEFTALIGLGEHTELERRYQSEQ, from the coding sequence ATGCCCAGACACACGACCCGCCTGCGGCAACTGCTCAACGACCCGAACATCCTGGTGGCTCCGGGAGCCTACGACGGAACCGGTGCCCGGCTGGTGAAGCAACTCGGCTTCCAGGCGGTCTACCTCAGCGGATTCGAGACGGCTGCCAGCATCCTGGGGCAGCCCGACGTGGGCTATCTGTCGCACACACAGATGGTGGAACGAGTCACGGCCATCGCCGATGTGGTGGACCTGCCACTGATCGCCGACGCCGATACCGGCTTCGGCAACCCGCTCAACGTCCGCCGCGCGGTCATCGCCTACGAACGGGCCGGCGCCGCGGCCATGCACATCGAGGACCAGACCTTCCCGAAGCGCTGCGGGCACATGCTCGGACGCGAGGTCGTCCCCGTCCACGAGATGGTCCAGAAGATCAAAGCAGCGGTCGACGCGCGGCAGGACCCCGACTTCGTCATCATCGCCCGCACCGACGCGCGGACGACACACGGGCTCGACGAGGCGATCGACCGAGGTGCCGCCTACCACGAGGCCGGCGCCGACATGTTGTTCATCGAATCCCCCGAGAGCGAGGAGGAGATGCGGCGGATCTGCGAGACGTTCCGCGGCATCGTCCCCCTTCTCAGCAACCAGGTCGAAGGCGGCCGGACGCCGACTCCGGGTGTCGGTGTCCTCCAGGACATGGGATACGCCCTCGCAATTTTCCCGGTGGGGACGGCATTCGCGGCCGCCCAGGGAATGCGGGACTACCTCGAGGTGCTTGCGACGGCAGGCGACACGCGAGGCGCACTCGAGAACCGGATCCAGTTCGATGAGTTCACCGCGCTGATCGGTCTTGGCGAACACACCGAACTCGAGCGGCGCTACCAGTCCGAACAGTAG
- a CDS encoding DUF6299 family protein: MSAAPTGTVSTDGTVTVFGTYRCSPLSGAGPVFVSSSVRVGEVRHGIGGTAATCDGVEHTWVNQDKLVLGAPVAPGPAEVETTLVHLDTGSGLPMPSIIATNRHEIELRPAKG; encoded by the coding sequence GTGTCCGCCGCCCCGACCGGAACGGTTTCCACAGACGGAACCGTCACCGTCTTCGGCACCTATCGCTGTTCGCCGTTGTCGGGTGCCGGACCGGTCTTCGTGTCTTCCTCGGTGCGGGTCGGCGAAGTGCGGCACGGCATCGGCGGCACGGCGGCAACGTGCGACGGCGTCGAACACACATGGGTGAACCAGGACAAGCTCGTGCTCGGAGCCCCGGTGGCACCGGGGCCGGCCGAGGTGGAAACGACCCTTGTGCACCTGGACACGGGAAGCGGCCTGCCCATGCCAAGCATCATCGCGACCAACCGGCACGAGATCGAGTTGCGCCCCGCGAAGGGCTGA
- the dnaE gene encoding DNA polymerase III subunit alpha, with the protein MSDSFVHLHNHTEYSMLDGAQRLGPMFAEVARQEMPAIAMSDHGNMFGAYEFQQVAKKHDGVKPIIGIEAYVAPSSRRNRKQEFWGPGGVRAMSDDGEGSKDVSGGGRFTHMTMWAQNVQGLRNLFYMSTEASYTGQFPAGKPRMDMELISEHAEGIIATTGCPSGAIQTRLRLNQYDEARQVAGAYQDIFGKENYFLELMDHGLDLERNVRGDLLRLAEDLGIPLLATNDAHYVLEEHADAHDNLLCIGVGKNKDDPNRFRFNGSGYYLKTAAEMRELFSELPEACDNTLLIAERVESYEEVFAPEDEMPQFPDVPEGETQESWLRKDVLKGLEMRYGSPIPDEVMERFETEMTVIGPMGFSSYFLVVADIVQHARDNNIPVGPGRGSATGSIVAYATRITELCPLEHGLLFERFLNPERINPPDVDLDFDDRQRDAMVRYVVDKYGTEYTAMVNTFGKLKAKNAIKDTSRLMGYPFSHGERITKALPPDVMGKSIPISGIFDSSHPRHGEAGEIRALYENELDVKKVVDGAMGVEGLIRGTGVHAAAVILSKTKLTDRIPLHMRAKDGVKITGFDYPSCEDMGLVKMDFLGLRNLGVIDHAIQNIRENRGVDLTTDTVPMGGAQGIPLDDKKTFELLARGDTFGVFQLDGGGMRTLLKLMEPSRFEDIAAALALYRPGPMAANAHTNYAHRKTGRQEIQPIHPELKDALEGILGNTFHLLIYQEQIMAIARELAGYTLGGADLLRRAMGKKKPEVLAAEWDKFHAGMQGNGYSEESIKALWDVMLPFSGYAFNKSHTAGYGLVSYWTAYLKANYPAEYMAALLTSVGDDKDKAGIYLADARKLGVQVLQPDINESVANFTAVGDDVRFGLRSVRNVGENVIESLVASRKSKGKFTSFADFLDKADLPALNKRAVESLIKAGSFDSLSHTRKGLSAVHEDAIDSVIPVKKAAAYGQDDLFADLGADSAGPDSGFGLDFPIGEDEWPRKQLLSTEREMLGLYVSAHPLDGTEHILSRNRDTTISELLGSGRTEGVVRLSGLISNVDRRVTKQGNAWAIINLADRDGEMEVLFFPAVYNLVQHALIPDSVVSVEGRLNDRDGAVSIFGQEIQVLDVSSAEHGGRPPVQLSFLAHRMNEPTVQELKRILAAHKGESPVRLQVRTPVKTVVYELGFEVDPTSVASDIKGTFGTDAWLGVA; encoded by the coding sequence GTGTCCGACAGCTTTGTTCACCTGCACAATCACACCGAATACTCGATGCTCGATGGCGCCCAACGGCTTGGGCCGATGTTCGCCGAGGTCGCGCGTCAGGAGATGCCGGCGATCGCGATGAGTGATCACGGCAACATGTTCGGAGCCTACGAGTTCCAGCAGGTGGCCAAGAAGCATGACGGCGTGAAGCCGATCATCGGAATCGAGGCGTACGTCGCGCCGTCCTCGCGGCGCAACCGCAAGCAGGAGTTCTGGGGGCCCGGCGGTGTCCGGGCCATGTCGGACGACGGCGAGGGCTCCAAGGACGTTTCCGGCGGTGGCCGCTTCACCCACATGACGATGTGGGCACAGAACGTCCAGGGCCTGCGGAACCTGTTCTACATGTCGACCGAGGCGTCCTACACAGGGCAGTTCCCGGCGGGCAAGCCGCGTATGGACATGGAGCTGATCTCTGAGCATGCAGAGGGGATCATTGCGACGACCGGTTGTCCCTCGGGGGCGATCCAGACGCGGCTGCGGCTGAACCAGTACGACGAGGCTCGGCAGGTCGCCGGCGCGTATCAGGACATCTTCGGGAAGGAGAACTACTTCCTGGAGTTGATGGACCACGGCCTGGACCTGGAGCGCAACGTCCGAGGCGACCTGCTGCGCCTGGCCGAGGATCTCGGTATCCCGCTGTTGGCGACGAACGACGCGCACTACGTGCTGGAAGAGCACGCGGATGCGCACGACAACCTGCTGTGTATCGGGGTGGGCAAGAACAAGGACGACCCGAACCGGTTCAGGTTCAACGGCAGCGGCTACTACCTCAAGACCGCCGCAGAGATGCGGGAACTGTTCTCCGAGCTGCCCGAGGCCTGCGACAACACGCTGCTGATCGCGGAACGTGTCGAGTCCTACGAAGAAGTCTTCGCGCCCGAGGACGAGATGCCGCAGTTCCCGGACGTCCCCGAGGGGGAGACCCAGGAATCGTGGCTGCGCAAGGACGTTCTCAAAGGCCTGGAGATGCGCTACGGCTCTCCGATTCCCGATGAGGTCATGGAGCGGTTCGAGACCGAGATGACGGTCATCGGCCCCATGGGCTTCTCCTCCTACTTCCTCGTCGTCGCCGACATCGTCCAGCATGCCCGTGACAACAACATCCCCGTCGGGCCGGGCCGTGGATCGGCAACCGGTTCGATCGTCGCCTACGCGACCCGCATCACCGAGCTGTGCCCCCTGGAGCACGGTCTGCTCTTCGAGCGGTTCCTCAACCCTGAGCGCATCAACCCCCCGGATGTCGACCTCGACTTCGACGACCGCCAGCGTGACGCGATGGTGCGTTACGTCGTCGACAAGTACGGCACCGAGTACACGGCCATGGTGAACACCTTCGGCAAGCTCAAGGCGAAGAACGCGATCAAGGACACCTCACGGCTGATGGGCTACCCCTTCAGCCACGGTGAGCGGATCACCAAGGCGCTTCCGCCGGACGTGATGGGCAAGAGCATCCCCATTTCGGGGATCTTCGACTCGTCTCACCCCCGCCACGGAGAAGCCGGTGAGATCAGGGCTCTGTACGAGAACGAGCTGGACGTCAAGAAGGTCGTCGACGGCGCCATGGGCGTCGAGGGCCTGATCCGCGGCACCGGTGTGCATGCGGCCGCGGTCATTCTCTCCAAGACGAAGCTCACCGACCGTATCCCGCTCCATATGCGCGCCAAGGACGGCGTCAAGATCACCGGATTCGACTACCCCAGTTGCGAGGACATGGGGCTGGTCAAGATGGACTTCCTGGGGCTGCGGAACCTGGGTGTGATCGACCACGCCATCCAGAACATCCGCGAGAACCGCGGCGTCGACCTGACCACCGACACCGTCCCCATGGGAGGCGCCCAGGGCATCCCGCTGGATGACAAGAAGACCTTCGAGCTCCTCGCCCGTGGCGACACCTTCGGTGTCTTCCAGCTCGATGGCGGCGGTATGCGCACCCTGCTGAAGCTGATGGAGCCTTCCCGCTTCGAAGACATCGCAGCCGCCCTGGCCCTGTACCGTCCGGGCCCCATGGCGGCCAACGCGCACACCAACTACGCCCACCGCAAGACCGGCCGCCAGGAGATCCAACCGATCCACCCCGAACTCAAGGACGCCCTGGAGGGCATCCTCGGCAACACGTTCCATCTGCTCATCTACCAGGAGCAGATCATGGCCATCGCCCGGGAACTGGCCGGTTACACCCTGGGCGGCGCAGACCTCCTGCGCCGAGCGATGGGCAAGAAGAAGCCCGAAGTGCTGGCTGCCGAGTGGGACAAGTTCCATGCAGGCATGCAGGGCAACGGCTACTCCGAGGAGTCCATCAAGGCCCTGTGGGACGTCATGTTGCCCTTCTCCGGGTACGCGTTCAACAAGTCCCACACCGCCGGCTATGGGCTGGTCTCCTACTGGACCGCCTACCTCAAGGCCAACTATCCGGCCGAGTACATGGCAGCCCTGCTCACCTCCGTGGGTGATGACAAGGACAAGGCCGGGATCTACCTCGCGGACGCACGTAAGCTCGGTGTGCAGGTGCTGCAGCCGGACATCAACGAGTCGGTGGCGAACTTCACAGCCGTCGGCGACGACGTCCGCTTCGGGCTCCGGTCCGTCCGCAACGTCGGCGAGAACGTCATCGAGTCGCTGGTGGCCTCGCGCAAGTCGAAGGGGAAGTTCACCTCCTTCGCAGACTTCCTCGACAAGGCTGACCTGCCCGCCCTGAACAAGCGGGCTGTCGAGTCGCTGATCAAGGCCGGGTCGTTCGACTCCTTGAGCCACACCCGCAAGGGACTGTCCGCCGTCCACGAGGACGCCATCGACTCTGTCATCCCGGTGAAGAAGGCAGCCGCCTATGGTCAGGACGATCTCTTCGCCGACCTCGGCGCCGACAGCGCCGGCCCCGACAGCGGCTTCGGTCTGGACTTCCCGATCGGGGAAGACGAATGGCCCCGCAAGCAACTGCTCTCCACCGAACGGGAGATGCTCGGCCTGTACGTCTCCGCGCACCCGCTGGACGGCACGGAACACATCCTCTCCCGCAACCGCGACACCACCATCAGCGAACTCCTCGGTTCAGGACGCACCGAGGGAGTCGTGCGTCTGTCCGGTCTGATCTCCAACGTCGACCGACGGGTGACCAAGCAGGGCAACGCCTGGGCGATCATCAACCTTGCCGACCGTGACGGCGAGATGGAGGTCCTCTTCTTCCCCGCCGTGTACAACCTGGTCCAGCACGCCCTGATCCCGGACAGCGTCGTCTCGGTCGAAGGACGCCTCAACGACCGGGACGGGGCCGTCAGCATCTTCGGGCAGGAGATCCAGGTCCTGGACGTGTCGTCGGCCGAACACGGCGGCCGGCCGCCGGTGCAGCTCTCCTTCCTCGCCCACAGGATGAACGAGCCCACCGTCCAGGAACTCAAGCGGATCCTGGCGGCGCACAAGGGAGAGAGCCCTGTCCGGCTTCAGGTGCGTACACCGGTGAAGACGGTGGTGTACGAGCTGGGCTTCGAGGTGGACCCCACGTCGGTGGCCTCTGACATCAAGGGAACCTTCGGTACCGACGCATGGCTGGGTGTCGCGTGA
- a CDS encoding DUF6300 family protein: protein MAGCRVSSEQASLLVQVDGVPDCARCSRPGLMLASFPHSWKNQRNQDVEGMRASLLCSSCDAMDPAAADLLALFAVDDMVTQGNLSSFADLAGDWGEVQRQRKPAGQALAYEEDSWRRGEL, encoded by the coding sequence ATGGCTGGGTGTCGCGTGAGTAGCGAGCAAGCCTCGCTTCTGGTCCAGGTCGACGGAGTGCCTGACTGCGCGCGCTGCAGCAGGCCAGGACTGATGCTCGCCTCGTTTCCCCATTCCTGGAAGAACCAACGAAACCAGGATGTGGAAGGCATGCGCGCCTCTCTGCTGTGCTCGAGCTGTGACGCCATGGATCCTGCCGCCGCAGATCTGCTCGCGCTGTTCGCTGTCGACGACATGGTGACGCAGGGAAATCTCTCGTCCTTTGCCGACCTGGCCGGTGACTGGGGCGAGGTACAGAGGCAGCGGAAGCCGGCTGGCCAGGCCCTTGCATACGAAGAAGACAGCTGGCGCCGAGGCGAACTGTAG
- a CDS encoding SMI1/KNR4 family protein yields the protein MTTDWMAEAQRIARGRRLEELSCPPSGQDACPAPPLSEAEIREAEAELGIAFPDQYREYLLRHSPDGAVNRLRRSAAGWGWHGDSSTNYDLLTTAFPHPDSYRAYEDELDAREPLPEDFPDHNAHQAAWKQWDAEYEVFQERKTSGAVFIQDNGCGFSTLLVVAGPYQGSLWFDGRATCDRILPLNLDGRPVSFMDWLARRSMDLVGW from the coding sequence ATGACGACCGATTGGATGGCGGAAGCCCAACGCATCGCCCGGGGGCGGCGCCTTGAGGAGCTCAGTTGTCCCCCCTCGGGGCAGGACGCCTGCCCGGCGCCGCCGCTCTCCGAAGCGGAGATCCGCGAAGCGGAGGCGGAGCTGGGCATCGCGTTCCCGGACCAGTACCGAGAGTACTTGCTCCGGCACAGCCCCGACGGCGCTGTGAACCGCCTACGCCGGTCCGCGGCAGGCTGGGGCTGGCATGGGGACTCAAGCACCAACTACGACCTGCTCACTACCGCCTTCCCGCATCCGGACTCCTACCGTGCTTACGAGGATGAGCTGGACGCACGCGAGCCGCTGCCGGAGGACTTCCCGGACCACAACGCCCACCAGGCGGCATGGAAGCAGTGGGATGCCGAGTACGAGGTGTTCCAGGAGCGCAAGACGTCCGGAGCTGTATTCATCCAGGACAACGGCTGTGGCTTCTCGACCCTGCTCGTTGTCGCCGGTCCCTACCAGGGCTCACTGTGGTTCGACGGCCGGGCCACCTGCGACCGAATCCTTCCTCTGAATCTCGACGGTCGGCCTGTGTCGTTCATGGACTGGCTGGCTCGAAGGTCCATGGATCTGGTCGGCTGGTGA
- a CDS encoding LLM class F420-dependent oxidoreductase, whose translation MRVGLHALGIGDGARPEVIRAVATAAEKHGFARLWCGEHVVLVDAPASRYPYSEDGRIAVPADADWLDPLLALTFAAAVTSRIELGSGVLLLPEHNPVLVAKQAATLDVLSAGRFSLGVGVGWSAEEFAALGVPFAERGRRTEEYLAAMRALWAEDPASFTGEFTRFDAIRVNPKPLRGGRLPVVVGGNSDAALHRAATLADGWYGFDVAASDVPARVAVLADECARHGRAFGELTVAVALSDGIPEDLPALGAAGVTELVVVGAPPPAPDAAATWVAELARTWIRPEECGAPTPA comes from the coding sequence ATGCGAGTGGGGTTGCACGCGCTCGGCATCGGTGACGGTGCCCGTCCCGAGGTGATCCGTGCGGTGGCCACAGCCGCGGAGAAGCACGGCTTCGCGAGGCTCTGGTGCGGCGAGCACGTGGTGCTCGTGGACGCGCCTGCCTCTCGCTATCCCTACTCCGAGGACGGCAGGATCGCCGTGCCCGCGGATGCGGACTGGCTGGACCCGCTGCTTGCCCTGACCTTCGCGGCAGCCGTCACAAGCCGGATCGAGCTCGGCTCGGGCGTACTCCTGCTGCCTGAGCACAACCCGGTCCTGGTCGCCAAACAGGCCGCCACACTCGACGTGCTCTCCGCCGGGCGATTCAGCCTCGGGGTCGGGGTCGGCTGGTCCGCCGAGGAATTCGCAGCACTCGGAGTGCCCTTCGCCGAGCGCGGGCGGCGGACCGAGGAGTACCTCGCCGCGATGCGCGCCCTCTGGGCCGAGGACCCGGCGTCCTTCACCGGGGAGTTCACCCGCTTCGACGCGATCCGGGTCAACCCGAAGCCGCTGCGCGGCGGCCGTCTCCCGGTCGTGGTCGGCGGCAACAGCGACGCCGCCTTGCACCGCGCGGCCACGCTCGCCGACGGCTGGTACGGCTTCGACGTCGCGGCGTCGGACGTCCCGGCGCGCGTCGCCGTGCTCGCCGATGAGTGCGCCCGCCACGGTCGCGCTTTCGGTGAGCTCACGGTCGCCGTCGCTCTGAGCGACGGCATCCCGGAGGACCTCCCGGCACTCGGTGCGGCGGGCGTCACCGAGCTCGTCGTCGTCGGCGCACCCCCGCCCGCTCCCGACGCGGCAGCCACCTGGGTCGCGGAACTCGCCCGGACCTGGATTCGCCCGGAGGAATGCGGAGCTCCCACTCCCGCATAG
- a CDS encoding pyridoxamine 5'-phosphate oxidase family protein, whose protein sequence is MAARAERVGDDNSPGEGWVARDVDDLLLSSAAGRRKVSNVERDARVSLTIHDRVNPLRCREAHGTATVTEDRGRMPAVALAERYEGPGAGETYPEPPPEVVRVVVRITPQRQVGAITD, encoded by the coding sequence ATGGCGGCCAGGGCCGAGAGGGTAGGCGATGACAACAGCCCGGGCGAGGGCTGGGTCGCCCGGGACGTCGACGACCTGCTTCTCTCTTCGGCAGCCGGCCGCCGCAAGGTCAGCAACGTGGAGCGCGACGCGCGGGTGAGCCTGACGATCCACGACCGGGTCAACCCGCTGCGATGCCGGGAGGCGCACGGTACCGCGACGGTGACCGAAGATCGGGGCCGGATGCCGGCCGTCGCACTGGCCGAGCGGTACGAGGGGCCCGGCGCGGGTGAGACGTACCCGGAACCGCCACCCGAGGTGGTGCGGGTGGTCGTCAGGATCACCCCACAGCGGCAGGTCGGCGCCATCACCGACTGA